In the genome of Ictalurus furcatus strain D&B chromosome 13, Billie_1.0, whole genome shotgun sequence, one region contains:
- the LOC128616762 gene encoding zinc finger BED domain-containing protein 5-like, with the protein MVKKAMTAMAETLFRDHKSKTEIMSAIADVQLSANTVARRVSLLSSDAMGQLEQDMQRCKWFSFQCDESVDLRYTAQLVVFVQMVFDDFSTKEEFFTLLPLKTTTRGVDIYNVLKNYYMENSMPLEKLVSMTTDGAPAVIGRHSGVIAHCKVDPDFPKFLNYHCIIHQQAICTTVMGFDHVVTPVILIINSIRAKSKQHRCLKLFLDEISAECDDLLLHTEVRWLSRSKVLHHFISLLSEIKAFMEARVEDTNLLSDAGWLLELALLADVTEKLNQLNLQLQGAKVN; encoded by the coding sequence ATGGTGAAGAAAGCGATGACTGCGATGGCCGAAACTTTGTTCAGGGACCACAAAAGCAAAACAGAAATTATGTCCGCTATCGCTGATGTCCAGCTCAGTGCCAACACAGTGGCAAGGAGAGTTTCCTTGCTGTCTTCAGATGCGATGGGACAGTTAGAACAGGACATGCAAAGGTGTaaatggttttcatttcaatgtgaTGAATCGGTGGACTTGCGTTACACAGCCCAGTTGGTTGTTTTTGTTCAAATGGTTTTTGATGATTTTTCCACCAAAGAGGAGTTTTTTACATTACTTCCTCTGAAAACCACGACCAGAGGAGTCGACATCTACAATGTTTTGAAGAACTACTACATGGAAAACAGCATGCCCCTTGAAAAGCTGGTGTCTATGACAACAGACGGAGCTCCAGCCGTGATAGGACGCCACTCTGGAGTTATTGCACATTGCAAGGTCGACCCAGACTTTCCTAAATTTCTGAACTATCACTGCATCATTCATCAGCAGGCAATCTGCACTACGGTTATGGGTTTTGATCATGTCGTGACACCGGTTATTCTGATTATCAACTCGATTCGAGCAAAATCCAAACAACACAGATGTCTCAAACTGTTTCTTGATGAAATTTCTGCAGAGTGTGACGATCTCCTCCTTCACACAGAAGTCAGATGGTTGAGTAGGAGTAAGGTACTTCACCACTTTATTTCCTTGCTGAGTGAAATTAAGGCTTTTATGGAAGCAAGGGTGGAGGACACTAACCTGTTGTCTGATGCTGGATGGCTGCTTGAACTTGCATTATTGGCTGATGTGACAGAGAAACTGAATCAGCTCAATCTTCAGTTGCAAG